In the uncultured Methanobacterium sp. genome, one interval contains:
- a CDS encoding DUF1622 domain-containing protein, producing MYTEIVYYISFSLALFGAILVFYGGIRAAIKVISKELLRRPYEYNDIRLDFTNKIVLALEFFIAADLIKSIMQPTLSDVVVLAVIVGIRTVVGYSLNAELKELSSVK from the coding sequence ATGTATACCGAGATAGTTTATTATATTTCTTTTTCTTTAGCCCTATTTGGGGCTATTTTAGTTTTTTATGGGGGGATAAGGGCTGCAATCAAGGTTATCTCCAAGGAACTTTTGAGGAGACCCTATGAATATAATGACATCCGCCTGGACTTCACCAACAAGATAGTATTAGCTCTTGAATTTTTTATTGCTGCTGATCTAATCAAGAGTATAATGCAACCAACATTAAGTGATGTTGTTGTTCTAGCGGTGATTGTGGGCATAAGAACAGTGGTAGGTTACTCTTTAAATGCAGAATTAAAGGAACTATCAAGTGTTAAATAA